In the genome of Deltaproteobacteria bacterium, the window ATCACCGCACCGTACGTTTTCTCGAAACCAATCGCGACGATCTCGTGGTTCCGGCAAGCGTCTTGCCGGAAGCGGCGTATCTTCTGCTAACGCATTTAGGGACGGCCGCCGAGCAACAATTGGTCCAATCGGTGGTGAAGGGTGAGTTTGCGGTTGAGGGATTAACCCATGCAGACTATCGGCGAGCCTTAGACCTACTTCGACGCTATGAAAGCGCTCGCCTTGGCTTTGTCGACGCCACGGTGATGGCAATTGCCGAACGCCTGAATGTGCAACGCATCCTGACCACAGATCGACGTGATTTCTCAATTGTGCGGCCCCGCCATTGTAAGCAATTTGCACTGCTACCCTGAACGAGCACTAGAAAGTAAAGACCTGACCCTCGAATCTTCTACAGTTCTGGTTCCCTGACCCGCAAGGCTTCTCAATCGCCATGCATCAGCCGAAAACGGCCGAGTCCGAAACTGGTACCTTTTCCTGCGTGAATAATTTCCCCGGCCTTAAGGAAGGGTAAGAACGCCGCGAGGTTGCCCTCGAATGTCACGTGGCCGATCAGGCCGCCCATGGACATTGTGGTTTGCTGGCGGTTTGAGTAGCGTTCCCAATCGAACCATCTTAGATCGTGCTTCACGGTCTTAATAGCCAGCGCGAGATCGATCCATTCTCTAAAAGCCAAAGCCGATGGATCGCCGCCGCAGTGAAAATAGGACAGGTGAGCCAGCCGCCGCAGCAGGCTTCGAAACAAAACATGAAACGGCAATTCGTTGGCGAGCCGGGCGTTATGACGCACGCGTAGCGGCGTCAAAAATTCGATAGAGACTCGCTCAGTCGCAGATGGCTGAGAAGACGCCGTGCAGGGGCGAAGCGGCAACGCGAGCATGTTCTCGAAAGCATCGGCCGAGCGCGGGGTGCGATCCTCCGGGCCATAAAGAGTCCACTGCCGCCCGTCTATCCAACCATCAACAGAACCCAATTCACAGGCTATCCGCCGCGCGCCGAGCCCGCGCTGCCCGAGCTGTTCCAGCGCAAAAACAAAATGGGCCAGCGATCTGATCGCTTTTCCGAAAAGTGTCATGCCCACAACAAGCGGCTGTCCCGCAGCCGCTACGATGCCGCCTGGGGGCGCGCAAGAGCAGTGTAGAGCAACGCCTGCGCCCGACTCAGCTTGACGGCAGTTTCACCGACAAAAAGGCGGTGAGCCGCATTGTCAATCTTTACCGGTGGCAACGATTCCAACGCCCGCAAATGCTTCTGCGCCAGCGTTACCAACTCTGTAAATGGCAGAACTTGCTCGAGCAGATTGTCGGGAAGATAGGCGCGCAAACGCACATAAGGAATCTCTGCGAGCTCGATGCGAGCTTCACTGGTGTCGAGGCGTTTCCCCGTCCCTACAGGAAGTAGGCACGGCCGCTTCGGGATGAAAAAGAAATCGGGATGAGATTCGAATTAGGGTGAGACCAACACGTGATACAGTCGGTCGTCGGGTCTGCCATAGACTTGAAGGATGGTCGCCAGCAACACACCCATGGTTTTCCGGCCACCGGCGACCGAGCAGTGGAGCCTTGTGTTTGGCAGTGCCGTCAGCCCTCGAATGATCGCGGCGAGATGATCGGCAACGGCCAGGTTATCCCGCTGGGTGCGGAGATCGTGGAGCGGGCGCTCATCGGCCCCTTTCAGCGTAATGACGGTGGCAGGGCCGCAGCGGATCTTCCGCGAGGGCGCGTATTCGCGCAGATAGGAAGCGAGTTTTCCCTTTTTTCCAAACAGAAGCCGTTCGCACGCCGCCTTTCCTGAGTCGGTCGTGACGACCTTCACCTCATGGGGTACAACTGCCGGCCGTTGGTGCGCCAACGCCCAAAGCGTTTCTGTAATCACCTGTGGGGTCAGTCCGCACAACGCAATGAGCAAATCTCGCATACCGGTGAACCGATCTTGCGGGGAACCATCACGCGGCGAGTGTGCCGCGAACTTCGCGGTAAAGGCGCAAGATAATCCTCATCTGAAAATAAAAGCCCGTTGTATATCCGCGCTTGAGGAAATGTCAACTGGGAAACCTGACGGGGGGCGCGTGAGAACGAGCGGGGAATCCAAAGGTAGAGTAGAGAACAGGCGCAGTACTATTTAGGTGGCCTGCTTGGCCGTATCCGTCGTTTCCAATTGCGTGCCCGTATAGCAGTCGCCGTGTAACACAGTCCTGTTCCCCCTCATCAAACCGTACTTGCAGTTCTCCCGCATACGGCTTTCCGATCATCTTCATCTAAGGCATGCGAGCTTGCCGATACGACGGTTGGATCGGGATGGCGTACAGACCCAACTCTCGGTAGAGTTTTGCCGTCGGCCACCGGCGCTGGTCGGCTCCCGACGAAAAACGTTATCGCCAACGGGCAAGAATGTGAACTTGGTTTTCGATAGGTATGTCGGCGGCCGCAAGGCGATTGATGGCGATCACAATTTGCTTGAGGCTCAAGTTCTTGTGTTGATCTTTTTCGAGCCGACACCGGCAGAGTCACGCTTATCCAGCGCTTCGGCTCGGCGGCCAATTTGAATATTCACCTGCACTGCCTGGTGCTCGACGGCGTCTACCTAAACCGTAACGGCGCGGCAGTCTTCCACGAGGCGGCGCCTTCCACAGTGGACGAGCTTGAAGTTCTACTCGCCAAAATTATCCAGCGCGTCATGCGCCTATTGACGCGCCTAGGGGCTCTCATCGAAGAACCGGACCAGACCTACCTTCCCGAAACAGAGACCGACGGAGCGCTCAAGGCTCTGCAAGTCGCCTCGTGCACTTATCGGATCGCGCTGGGGCCGCGGGCTGGTCAGAAAGTGGTGAGCTTGCAAAGCCTGCCGAGCCAAGCCAGGTCGTCCATCCCAGAGCTGCGGGCCAACGCACATGGCTTTAGCCTGCACGCGGCGGTGCGCTAGCGCGCCGATCAGCGTAAAGAATTGGAGCAGCTGTGCCGCTACATCACCCGGCCGGCCATCGCCAACGAACGGCTCAAGCGTAACCGCGCCGGGCAGGTCGTGCTGCAATTGAAGAGTCCGTATAAAGACGGCACCACCCATGTCGTTATGGAACCGCTGGAGTTCATGGAGAGATTAGCCGCGCTGGTGCCGCGCCCGCGGCTCCATCTGATCCCTTCGATAGACTCAGGGCAGGCGGCTTCCACGGCGTGCTGGCGCCCAACGCCAAGTTGCGCCGTCAAACTGTTCCCGCTCCGGCGGAGCGCCCCACCGAGATCTCAAGCGAGGACGCTCAGACGCAGGGCGCACCGGCGCGCGTGAGCTAGGCGCGGCTGCTGAAACGCCGCGCGCGCCGGCTCGTCGAGTCGATCTTTTCCAGACCATCTGAGCAGTCAGAACAGCTTGCCAACGCATGCCCACGGTATTGCTTGCCCAGAGCTCGACCGAGCGGCGACCACAGCAACCTTTCGCGGCCTTGCCCGAGCGCTACCCTCAAAGTTATTGCACTATGTCATGATTCGCCATGCTTGACAGATTAAGTTCGACTGCGCGATAGTTTGCCCGTCTAGTATCTGACGAACAACGCGAAAGCTCAGGAGGGTGAACCCGTGAAACGTTGCGCAATGTTTTTCTCGATAACCGCCTTTCTGGTTACGTCAACCAGTGCCGCGTTGGCGCAGTCTGCCCGGCCGGCGATCAATGTTGCTTATTCTTCTGAAGCGGGCCCAGAAACCGCGCTTTGGGTGGCCAAGAATTTGGGGCTCTTTGAGAAGTACGGCCTCGACGTCACGCCCAAGCGGCTGGCTGGCAGTTCGCTCATCGTGCAAGCGATGTTGGCGAAGGAAATTTCTATCGCGCAGATTGGCGGCACGGCAGTGGTGGACGCGCGGCTGGCCGGCGCTGACATTGTCTATCTCGCCTCGGTCATTGGCACCATGGTCGCGTCAATCCACAGCTTGCCGTCGATTACCAAGCTCGAAGATTTGCGCGGGCAAAAAATTGCCGTCACCCGCTTCGGCGCCATCACCGACTTTTTCGCGCGCTACGCGATGAAGACCAAAGGGTTTGTCGCCGGCAAAGATTATTCGGTCGTGCAGACCAACGACATGCCGAACAGTTTGACCGCCCTCAAGCTGGGCACGGCTCAAGCTGGGCTCCTTACGGCGCCCCTCACAGCGATCGCGCGTAAGCAAGGGTTTCCTGAACTGGTCGACATGACCAAGATCGGCGGCGCTTTTCCGTTCAATGGCGTCGCCACGACACGCGAATATCTGAACGGAAAAGAAAACCGCGAAATTCTGCGGCGCTTTATGAAAGGGTGGATCGAAGGCATCAGCGTCGCGCTCAAAAACCGCGAGCAAACTTTGAAGATAATCAGTCATTACACCCGCACCACCGATCAGGAACTATTGGAAGAGGCCTATGATGTCACGGTCGGCCGGGCGTTTCTCAAGTCGCCGTATCCTTTAGTAGACGGCTTCAAAGCGATTTTCGATTTCGTCGCGGAGACGCGTGATCCGAAGGCGAAAAATTTCGACCCCAAAGCGTTTCTCGACGCGAGCTTTGTCAAAGAGTTGGATGACAGTGGGTTTTTGAAAAGCTTGTTCTGAAGGCGCAACCGGAGTGCTTCCCTAGAGAACTTCAGTAATATCGGTCCCCGCGCCATGCGGCGGGGGGGCTTGTAGTGAATCCGACCGGAGGTGATGACCATGCAACGCGTGACCCGTTGGTGTTGTGGCTTGTTGGTTTATCTTCTCGTTTTTGGCGTAAGCGTGGCCGGCGCGCAGAAACTCCTGATTGGTCAGACCGCGATCAGCGCCGAGGGATTACCGATCTGGTTGGCCTATGAGCTGGGCATCTTCAAGAAAAACGGCCTCGATGCTACGCCGGTGTTTCTAGGCGGCGGCGGGCCGCGCTCGTTGTCGGTGATTCTTTCAGGAGAGTGTCCGATCTCCCATGGCTCGGGCATGCCGCTGGTAAACAGCAATCTCAACGGATCGGATCTAGCGATGATCACCGGCGGTACGACGACGATCAATTACTGGCTCATGACCCGTCCCGAGACCAGGTCGCCGGAGCAACTACGCGGCGGCGCCATCGCCATCGGTTCGTTCGGGACCACCACCGATTTTGCCGCGCGCTTCGCGCTCAGGAAGTTGGGCATGGTGGCGGGCAAGGACGTGACGCTCTTGCCGGTGGGCAACAACCCGGTGCGCCTCGGAGCCTTGGAATCGGGCCGCGTCGTTGCCACGCCGCTCAACCCG includes:
- a CDS encoding PIN domain-containing protein, yielding MPSIVVDTGPLYAMADRDDDWHHRTVRFLETNRDDLVVPASVLPEAAYLLLTHLGTAAEQQLVQSVVKGEFAVEGLTHADYRRALDLLRRYESARLGFVDATVMAIAERLNVQRILTTDRRDFSIVRPRHCKQFALLP
- a CDS encoding CRISPR system precrRNA processing endoribonuclease RAMP protein Cas6 translates to MGMTLFGKAIRSLAHFVFALEQLGQRGLGARRIACELGSVDGWIDGRQWTLYGPEDRTPRSADAFENMLALPLRPCTASSQPSATERVSIEFLTPLRVRHNARLANELPFHVLFRSLLRRLAHLSYFHCGGDPSALAFREWIDLALAIKTVKHDLRWFDWERYSNRQQTTMSMGGLIGHVTFEGNLAAFLPFLKAGEIIHAGKGTSFGLGRFRLMHGD
- a CDS encoding TIGR02584 family CRISPR-associated protein, with translation MRDLLIALCGLTPQVITETLWALAHQRPAVVPHEVKVVTTDSGKAACERLLFGKKGKLASYLREYAPSRKIRCGPATVITLKGADERPLHDLRTQRDNLAVADHLAAIIRGLTALPNTRLHCSVAGGRKTMGVLLATILQVYGRPDDRLYHVLVSP
- a CDS encoding ABC transporter substrate-binding protein yields the protein MKRCAMFFSITAFLVTSTSAALAQSARPAINVAYSSEAGPETALWVAKNLGLFEKYGLDVTPKRLAGSSLIVQAMLAKEISIAQIGGTAVVDARLAGADIVYLASVIGTMVASIHSLPSITKLEDLRGQKIAVTRFGAITDFFARYAMKTKGFVAGKDYSVVQTNDMPNSLTALKLGTAQAGLLTAPLTAIARKQGFPELVDMTKIGGAFPFNGVATTREYLNGKENREILRRFMKGWIEGISVALKNREQTLKIISHYTRTTDQELLEEAYDVTVGRAFLKSPYPLVDGFKAIFDFVAETRDPKAKNFDPKAFLDASFVKELDDSGFLKSLF
- a CDS encoding ABC transporter substrate-binding protein, whose amino-acid sequence is MTMQRVTRWCCGLLVYLLVFGVSVAGAQKLLIGQTAISAEGLPIWLAYELGIFKKNGLDATPVFLGGGGPRSLSVILSGECPISHGSGMPLVNSNLNGSDLAMITGGTTTINYWLMTRPETRSPEQLRGGAIAIGSFGTTTDFAARFALRKLGMVAGKDVTLLPVGNNPVRLGALESGRVVATPLNPPASIMAQKKGLNVMLDITSLNIPWPHTGAITTRKYIREHPDTVRRFVRSYVEAVHRIKTDRETGMKVMTKHFKGLQDRDVVASTYDASFAENVMPRKQYATLDGIKYILDYLADSEPKAKRAKPEEFVDMRFIRELDEGGYTDSLYR